A genomic window from Thunnus maccoyii chromosome 2, fThuMac1.1, whole genome shotgun sequence includes:
- the LOC121885691 gene encoding macrophage mannose receptor 1-like, with product MKSSVVFCVLLGAVLSVRTASVPPSVDAAPVNNTLTELYDYTTQTMTTPYTTPYTILDTTAYPEPDTTSYSTLDTTPYPTVTSTPFPSTQTSPSPSQIMCPDGWEVFQGRCYYFVDEGMTWPQAQSNCAMLESMLASVDSVQEYGFLQQLTSNTGNQDAWLGGFYLQDQWLWLDGSWFYNNSLSIESPDSSNPCLMLNIYEGGFNSPCDAGGYVSICEKSSNVPLTMVCPEGWTGFQGRCYFYNGDSLTWSEAETNCVGLQASLVSVHSPQQYFFLYQQTAVNGFSNVWLGGFYLEDQWMWLDGSWFYQGFSDQMSQGSTSPCLSTYDTNGWSNYDCEQSFPSFCVKNEVV from the exons ATGAAGTCGTCTGTTGTCTTCTGTGTTCTCCTGGGtgctgtcctgtctgtcagGACTGCATCAG TTCCTCCTTCTGTAGACGCTGCCCCAGTGAATAATACATTAACTGAGCTTTATGACTACACTACTCAAACCATGACCACACCCTACACTACACCCTACACTATACTGGACACTACAGCCTACCCTGAACCAGACACTACATCCTACAGTACACTGGACACTACACCCTACCCTACAGTCACATCAACACCATTCCCTTCTACACAAACTTCTCCCTCGCCGAGCCAGATAATGTGTCCTGATGGATGGGAGGTGTTCCAAGGCCGTTGCTACTACTTTGTGGATGAGGGCATGACCTGGCCGCAGGCTCAG TCGAACTGTGCCATGCTTGAGTCCATGCTGGCGTCAGTCGACAGTGTTCAGGAGTACGGTTTCCTCCAGCAGCTCACCAGCAATACTGGAAACCAGGATGCATGGCTGGGCGGTTTCTACCTACAG GACCAGTGGTTATGGCTGGATGGTTCCTGGTTCTACAACAACAGCTTGAGCATTGAGTCCCCAGACAGCAGCAACCCCTGTCTCATGCTCAACATTTACg AGGGAGGGTTCAATTCCCCGTGCGACGCTGGTGGCTATGTTTCCATCTGTGAGAAGAGCTCCAATGTCC CACTAACAATGGTGTGTCCTGAAGGCTGGACGGGCTTCCAGGGCCGCTGTTACTTCTACAATGGTGATTCTCTGACCTGGTCTGAAGCTGAg ACTAACTGTGTTGGTCTTCAGGCCAGCCTGGTCTCGGTCCACAGCCCTCAGCAGTACTTCTTCCTCTATCAGCAAACCGCTGTTAATGGATTTTCTAATGTCTGGCTGGGTGGATTCTACCTTGAG GACCAGTGGATGTGGCTGGATGGTTCCTGGTTTTATCAGGGATTTTCTGATCAGATGTCTCAAGGCAGCACCAGCCCCTGCCTTTCAACATATGACACTA ATGGTTGGAGCAATTATGACTGTGAACAAAGCTTCCCTTCattttgtgtgaagaatgaagtTGTATAA